The proteins below come from a single Arthrobacter sp. B1I2 genomic window:
- the rplB gene encoding 50S ribosomal protein L2, with product MGIRKYKPTTPGRRGSSVADFIEITRSTPEKSLVRPLPKKGGRNNTGKITTRHKGGGHKRQYRLIDFRRHDKDGVNARVAEIEYDPNRTARIALLHYVDGTKRYIIAPNKLSQGDVVEAGAGADIKPGNNLPLLNIPVGTVIHAVELRPGGGAKMGRSAGASIQLVAKEGRFAQLRLPSGEIRNVDVRCRATVGEVGNAEQSNINWGKAGRMRWKGVRPTVRGVAMNPVDHPHGGGEGKTSGGRNPVNPNGKREGRTRRPNKESDKLIVRRRRTGKNKR from the coding sequence ATGGGAATCCGTAAGTACAAGCCGACTACCCCGGGCCGTCGTGGCTCGAGCGTAGCGGACTTCATCGAAATTACGCGGTCGACGCCGGAAAAGTCGTTGGTACGTCCGCTGCCCAAAAAGGGCGGCCGTAACAACACCGGTAAGATCACCACCCGTCACAAGGGTGGGGGACACAAGCGCCAGTACCGCCTGATCGACTTCCGTCGCCACGACAAGGACGGCGTCAACGCCCGCGTTGCCGAAATCGAGTACGATCCGAACCGCACGGCTCGCATCGCCCTCCTGCACTACGTTGATGGCACCAAGCGTTACATCATCGCACCCAACAAGCTCTCCCAGGGTGACGTTGTTGAGGCAGGTGCCGGTGCTGACATCAAGCCCGGTAACAACCTGCCCCTGCTCAACATCCCGGTGGGTACCGTCATCCACGCAGTGGAGCTGCGTCCGGGCGGCGGCGCCAAGATGGGCCGCTCCGCCGGCGCATCCATCCAGCTTGTTGCCAAGGAAGGCCGCTTCGCCCAGCTGCGTCTGCCTTCCGGTGAAATCCGCAACGTTGACGTGCGCTGCCGCGCAACCGTCGGCGAGGTGGGCAACGCCGAGCAGTCGAACATCAACTGGGGCAAGGCCGGCCGTATGCGGTGGAAGGGCGTTCGCCCGACCGTCCGTGGTGTCGCCATGAACCCGGTTGACCACCCGCACGGTGGTGGCGAGGGTAAGACGTCCGGTGGACGTAACCCCGTCAACCCGAACGGTAAGCGTGAAGGCCGCACCCGCCGCCCCAACAAAGAGAGCGACAAGCTTATTGTGCGTCGCCGTCGTACTGGCAAGAACAAGCGATAG
- the rpsS gene encoding 30S ribosomal protein S19, with protein MPRSLKKGPFVDQHLFVKVARENEKGTKNVIKTWSRRSMIIPDMLGHTIAVHDGRKHIPVFVTESMVGHKLGEFAPTRTFRGHVKDDRKGKRR; from the coding sequence ATGCCACGCAGCCTGAAAAAAGGTCCTTTCGTTGACCAGCACCTCTTTGTGAAGGTAGCCAGGGAAAACGAAAAGGGCACCAAGAACGTCATCAAGACCTGGTCCCGCCGTTCGATGATCATCCCCGACATGCTCGGGCACACGATCGCCGTACACGACGGACGCAAGCACATCCCGGTGTTTGTTACTGAGTCGATGGTCGGGCACAAGCTCGGCGAATTCGCTCCCACGCGGACATTCCGCGGCCATGTCAAGGACGACCGTAAGGGCAAGCGCCGCTAG